A genomic segment from Saprospiraceae bacterium encodes:
- the ribH gene encoding 6,7-dimethyl-8-ribityllumazine synthase: MASALKNLSKYDESTLPDGEKLSIGIVVSDWNAEITHALYEGCFDTLVKHGVKADKIHTVQVPGTFELPTAAKMMLAHHNLDAVVCIGCVIKGETKHDEYINNAVSTALANLGMVSGKPVIFGVLTPNTEEQAKDRAGGKHGNKGVEAAVTALRMADLKNQMTTAKKSIGY; this comes from the coding sequence ATGGCAAGCGCATTAAAAAACCTTTCCAAATACGATGAGTCTACGCTACCCGATGGTGAAAAGTTATCAATAGGGATAGTCGTTTCCGATTGGAATGCTGAGATTACCCACGCCTTATATGAAGGTTGTTTCGATACCTTGGTCAAGCATGGTGTGAAAGCGGATAAAATCCATACGGTGCAGGTTCCCGGAACATTTGAGTTGCCGACGGCAGCCAAAATGATGTTGGCACACCACAACCTGGATGCAGTTGTTTGTATTGGCTGTGTAATCAAAGGCGAAACCAAGCATGATGAATACATCAATAACGCGGTATCTACTGCTTTAGCAAATCTGGGAATGGTCAGCGGAAAACCCGTTATTTTTGGTGTACTTACGCCGAATACGGAAGAACAAGCAAAAGACCGGGCCGGAGGAAAACACGGTAATAAAGGGGTAGAGGCAGCAGTGACGGCCCTGCGGATGGCTGATTTAAAAAACCAGATGACAACCGCGAAGAAGTCGATCGGGTATTAG
- a CDS encoding tetratricopeptide repeat protein: MARRKTNRKKADETLVDIVEVKDQAQGFVEENQRLIFGLGIGLILLVGGYFFYHNLYKAPREKEAMEQMFKAQEQFERDSFALALTNPGGGYVGFLDIIDSYGGTKAANLANYYAGVAYLNLGQFDASLDYMKSFSPDGKIGPVMKHGVLGDIYSELNQMDNAISSYKKAISGGENEVLTAYYLKKLGMLYEKNGNLADAKSSYQKVKSAYPESPYATDIDKYITRVTGQQ, translated from the coding sequence ATGGCAAGAAGAAAAACAAATCGGAAAAAAGCGGATGAAACGCTAGTTGATATTGTAGAAGTTAAAGACCAGGCACAGGGGTTTGTTGAGGAAAATCAACGGCTGATTTTTGGCTTGGGTATTGGTCTTATCCTATTAGTTGGTGGATACTTTTTCTACCACAACCTCTACAAGGCACCTCGTGAGAAAGAAGCGATGGAGCAGATGTTCAAAGCACAGGAGCAATTTGAGCGAGATTCTTTTGCCTTGGCACTTACCAATCCAGGTGGTGGATATGTTGGCTTTTTGGATATCATTGATTCCTACGGTGGTACTAAAGCTGCCAACCTCGCCAATTATTATGCAGGGGTGGCCTATCTTAATCTTGGTCAATTTGATGCCAGCTTGGACTATATGAAAAGTTTCAGCCCTGATGGCAAAATCGGTCCTGTGATGAAGCATGGGGTTTTAGGGGATATTTATTCTGAGCTGAATCAAATGGATAACGCGATAAGCAGTTATAAAAAGGCGATCAGCGGTGGCGAAAATGAAGTCCTAACGGCTTACTATTTGAAAAAACTAGGTATGCTATATGAAAAAAATGGCAACCTGGCAGACGCCAAATCTTCTTACCAAAAGGTAAAAAGTGCTTATCCTGAATCACCTTATGCAACGGATATAGATAAATATATTACCAGGGTAACCGGCCAACAATAA
- the pdhA gene encoding pyruvate dehydrogenase (acetyl-transferring) E1 component subunit alpha, with product MDTVVEQKKKATGKKAPSPAYSKEMYLNWYEMMLRIRKFEERALVMYGQQKVRGFCHVYIGQEAVAAGIEAAIRPEDAIVTAYRQHGTAIGRGLSTKACMAELFGKVTGAVKGKGGSMHFFSADHRYFGGNGIVGAQIPIGTGIGFAEKYKGTDNLCVTMFGDGAARQGALYESFNMAMSWSLPVLYICENNGYAMGTSVQRTSNVTELYKVGHAFDMPSEAIDGMSPESVYEGVKKAVAHIRAGKGPYFLEIRTYRYKGHSVSDPARYRTKEEVQEYKDRDPVKMTEAKILQEKIATAEEVAAIKERIKIEIEEAVKFADESPYPDPADLFEDNYTQKDYPFIVD from the coding sequence ATGGATACAGTGGTCGAACAAAAGAAAAAAGCAACCGGAAAAAAGGCCCCGAGCCCAGCTTATAGCAAGGAGATGTATCTCAATTGGTACGAAATGATGTTGCGCATTCGCAAATTTGAGGAACGTGCACTCGTGATGTATGGACAACAAAAAGTGAGGGGCTTCTGCCACGTATATATCGGGCAAGAAGCTGTTGCAGCTGGAATTGAGGCAGCCATTCGCCCCGAGGATGCCATTGTTACGGCTTATCGCCAGCATGGCACTGCCATTGGACGTGGTTTGTCTACCAAGGCTTGTATGGCGGAGCTTTTTGGTAAAGTAACGGGTGCCGTAAAAGGGAAAGGGGGATCTATGCACTTTTTTTCGGCTGATCACCGCTATTTTGGAGGGAATGGCATTGTAGGTGCTCAAATTCCGATTGGAACAGGTATTGGGTTTGCAGAAAAATATAAAGGAACAGATAACCTTTGTGTCACCATGTTCGGCGACGGGGCTGCCCGACAAGGCGCACTGTATGAGTCTTTTAACATGGCGATGAGCTGGTCGCTTCCCGTATTGTATATTTGTGAGAACAATGGCTATGCAATGGGGACTTCCGTACAAAGAACCAGCAATGTAACCGAACTATATAAGGTAGGCCATGCCTTTGACATGCCTAGCGAAGCAATTGATGGGATGAGCCCTGAATCTGTCTATGAAGGCGTGAAAAAAGCCGTAGCGCATATTCGTGCAGGAAAAGGCCCATACTTCTTGGAAATCAGGACTTACCGCTACAAAGGCCATTCGGTTTCAGACCCTGCCCGATATCGTACCAAGGAAGAGGTTCAGGAATACAAAGACCGCGATCCGGTAAAAATGACTGAGGCTAAAATTTTGCAGGAAAAAATCGCAACAGCTGAAGAAGTGGCGGCGATTAAAGAACGCATCAAGATTGAAATCGAGGAAGCCGTTAAGTTTGCCGATGAATCACCCTATCCTGATCCTGCGGACTTGTTCGAAGACAATTATACCCAAAAGGATTATCCTTTTATTGTAGATTAA
- a CDS encoding FtsX-like permease family protein, producing MIRHTFLIAFRHFSRNKKFFLINQVGLSFGLATTILVLLWVYDEWKVDKFHQLDTQLYRLISDSHSNETVLNTSSLVANHLASALPEIEAIVNSSWGALVSSLSNEEEQYAVTGEFATSAFFELFSYPLILGKADQVLQQPASIVLSEATAAKLFGSTDIIGKSLQWQWYNMREEVIVTGIYQLPAQSSMQFDYILSFDIFEKYFKERIDRGHYNTRTYLKIKKNTDPQILNQKIEAFIKEQYPDWSWVPFVIPYASYYLQNVYNNREAVGGRIVYLRQFFLTAILILFIACVNFINLTTARASRRMKEMGIKKTIGATRVVLAYQHFIEAILQSLIAGGIAIILLLIFLPSFNQFVNKALKLPWDAFFLLSFVAITILTGIVSGSYPALYLSLLKPHQILKGNLKRALGEEWLRKGLVIFQFGISTVMILSVWIVHEQMQFLQHKNLGYEKEQILTISTNGMPNEKQKEFISNVSQIAGVVGASSLSHALVGGQASTADIRWEGKAPESEIWFEHGTVNYGMLEILNIELVNGRFFSKERGNEAEKLVINEKAQQVMGFDNAVGKSVQIGETNYEIIGVTQDFHFESLHELVKPTFFRWSDQRALKIAVKIESFDEQKTLAKMEELYKRFHTGFPFQFTFLSEDYQQKYAAEEKVSMLSRFAAALAIIISCLGLLGLSSFMAEKRTKEIGIRKILGASSQNIVRLLTIEYSRIVILAILLAVPLGYWVSSKWLNSFAYHINLNWIYFIGAGMATLSIAWLTMGFHTFKAANFNPIDCLSE from the coding sequence GTTGGCCTTTCCTTTGGATTGGCCACCACCATCCTGGTGCTACTTTGGGTTTATGATGAATGGAAAGTAGATAAATTCCATCAATTGGATACGCAGCTATATCGCCTAATTTCAGATTCGCATAGCAATGAAACCGTACTCAATACCTCCAGTCTGGTTGCCAATCACCTGGCTTCCGCCTTACCTGAAATTGAAGCCATTGTAAATAGCTCATGGGGAGCGTTGGTATCCAGTCTTAGTAACGAAGAGGAGCAATATGCTGTTACAGGGGAATTTGCTACCTCTGCTTTTTTCGAGCTATTTTCCTATCCTCTCATCCTGGGGAAAGCAGATCAGGTTCTGCAACAACCAGCTTCCATCGTTTTATCAGAAGCGACAGCAGCAAAACTTTTTGGTTCAACAGATATCATTGGGAAAAGCCTGCAATGGCAATGGTATAATATGCGGGAGGAGGTTATTGTAACAGGGATTTACCAGCTGCCAGCTCAATCCTCTATGCAGTTTGATTACATATTGTCTTTTGATATTTTTGAAAAATATTTCAAGGAAAGGATTGATCGAGGGCACTACAATACGCGTACCTATCTAAAAATAAAAAAAAATACAGACCCACAAATCTTAAATCAGAAGATTGAGGCTTTTATTAAAGAACAATACCCGGATTGGAGTTGGGTTCCTTTTGTTATCCCCTATGCTTCCTATTATCTACAGAATGTCTATAATAACCGGGAGGCGGTGGGAGGTAGGATAGTATATCTAAGACAATTTTTCCTTACCGCCATCCTTATCTTGTTCATCGCCTGTGTTAATTTCATAAATCTCACTACGGCAAGAGCTTCCAGGCGAATGAAAGAAATGGGTATAAAAAAAACCATAGGGGCAACCAGGGTTGTCCTAGCTTATCAACATTTCATAGAGGCAATCCTTCAAAGTTTGATAGCTGGCGGAATCGCCATTATATTATTGTTGATATTTCTTCCATCCTTTAATCAATTCGTAAATAAGGCATTAAAGTTACCCTGGGATGCTTTCTTTTTGCTTTCATTTGTGGCCATTACTATTCTAACAGGCATTGTTTCTGGTAGTTACCCTGCTTTGTACCTTTCCTTGCTCAAACCACATCAAATCCTTAAAGGCAATCTTAAAAGGGCCTTGGGAGAGGAATGGCTTAGAAAAGGTTTGGTCATTTTTCAGTTTGGTATTTCTACGGTGATGATCCTTTCAGTTTGGATTGTCCACGAGCAAATGCAATTCCTGCAACATAAAAACCTGGGCTATGAAAAAGAGCAAATTCTTACGATCAGCACCAATGGTATGCCCAATGAAAAACAAAAGGAATTCATTTCCAATGTAAGCCAAATCGCAGGTGTGGTAGGAGCCTCTAGTCTTTCCCATGCTTTGGTCGGTGGACAAGCTTCCACCGCTGACATTCGCTGGGAAGGAAAAGCACCGGAATCGGAAATTTGGTTTGAACATGGTACGGTCAACTATGGAATGCTAGAAATACTAAATATTGAATTGGTGAATGGGCGTTTTTTTTCCAAAGAAAGGGGAAATGAAGCTGAAAAACTGGTGATTAATGAAAAGGCCCAACAAGTTATGGGATTTGACAATGCAGTTGGAAAAAGCGTACAAATTGGGGAAACAAACTATGAAATTATTGGCGTTACCCAAGACTTCCACTTTGAATCACTACATGAATTAGTGAAGCCTACCTTCTTCCGTTGGAGTGATCAGCGTGCACTGAAGATAGCTGTAAAAATCGAATCCTTTGATGAACAGAAAACATTAGCAAAGATGGAAGAATTGTACAAAAGATTCCATACAGGTTTCCCATTTCAATTTACCTTCTTAAGCGAAGATTATCAGCAAAAATATGCAGCCGAGGAAAAAGTGTCTATGCTTTCTCGTTTTGCAGCCGCATTAGCCATTATCATTTCCTGCCTGGGTCTGCTCGGCCTGTCTTCTTTTATGGCTGAAAAAAGAACTAAGGAAATTGGCATCAGAAAAATACTAGGAGCTTCCAGTCAAAACATCGTTCGATTATTGACTATTGAATACAGCAGGATCGTAATATTAGCTATTCTACTGGCTGTGCCTTTGGGTTATTGGGTCAGCAGTAAGTGGCTTAATTCTTTTGCTTATCACATTAATCTTAATTGGATATATTTCATCGGAGCTGGTATGGCAACCCTGTCCATAGCCTGGCTCACCATGGGTTTTCATACCTTCAAGGCCGCCAACTTTAACCCCATTGATTGCCTATCGGAATAA